The Nitratidesulfovibrio sp. SRB-5 genome includes a window with the following:
- the glnH gene encoding glutamine ABC transporter substrate-binding protein GlnH — MKRLIQIALGLALVAALCAPAMAKKLVVAHDTNFKPFEFKGEDGKYTGFDIELWQAVAKTVGVEYELQPMDFNGIIPGLQTGNIDVGIAGITIKAERQQVIDFSDPYYDSGLMILVREGDTAIKSVEDLKGKIVATKTATSSVDFVKASASAKEVKLFPNNDGMFFELMSGGADAVVFDMPVVKEFAMTAGKGKVKTVGPLYQGQSYGIGFPKGSPLVAKVNEALKKAKADGTYEKLYIKWFGYAPGK, encoded by the coding sequence ATGAAGCGTCTTATCCAGATCGCCCTCGGCCTTGCCCTGGTGGCCGCGCTGTGCGCCCCCGCCATGGCCAAGAAGCTCGTCGTCGCGCACGACACCAACTTCAAGCCCTTCGAGTTCAAGGGCGAAGACGGCAAGTACACCGGCTTCGACATCGAACTGTGGCAGGCCGTGGCCAAGACCGTGGGCGTGGAGTACGAACTGCAGCCCATGGACTTCAACGGCATCATCCCCGGCCTGCAAACCGGCAACATCGACGTGGGCATCGCTGGCATCACCATCAAGGCCGAGCGCCAGCAGGTCATCGACTTTTCCGACCCGTACTACGATTCCGGCCTGATGATCCTGGTGCGCGAAGGCGACACCGCCATCAAGTCGGTGGAAGACCTGAAGGGCAAGATCGTGGCCACCAAGACCGCCACCTCGTCCGTGGACTTCGTGAAGGCCAGCGCCAGCGCCAAGGAAGTGAAGCTGTTCCCCAACAACGACGGCATGTTCTTTGAACTGATGAGCGGCGGCGCCGACGCCGTGGTGTTCGACATGCCCGTGGTGAAGGAATTCGCCATGACCGCCGGCAAGGGCAAGGTGAAGACCGTTGGCCCCCTGTACCAGGGCCAGTCGTACGGCATCGGCTTCCCCAAGGGCAGCCCGCTGGTGGCCAAGGTGAACGAGGCCCTTAAGAAGGCCAAGGCCGACGGCACCTACGAAAAGCTGTACATCAAGTGGTTCGGCTACGCCCCCGGCAAGTAG
- a CDS encoding heavy metal translocating P-type ATPase, with amino-acid sequence MIGRFACPGSYRELISSRETLLCLLGGVLAAVSWVASLSGAPAWLAAALALTGAAINGLPIVKGAVEGLVEKQVNVDELVSIALIASVAQGEYLSAAIVACIMKAGSLVEGFLSDAARRSIKALAAVTPDTATIIEPGGRERTVPAAEVRVGQQLRVRPGERIPVDAVVLSGITAVDESSITGEPLPRSCTTGDKVLAGTMNYNGVIVVEAQRVGEDTTIGRVVRLVEEAEAHNPRAARLVDKYAQWFTPVVLACAAAAWAVSGESSRAVAVLIAGCPCALLMAAPTAAVAAVGRAARAGIIVRGGQALEKVAAATLVLFDKTGTLTYGRPELDEVLPVPGMTEERLLALAAGAEGGGTHPIARAIVAGAQARSVAPAAAEGAFTEVGVGVRATVDGHAVEVCGVTAEVEAELSQRAPGLAQPLAALRSRGATALLVRVDAAPAGLLAVTDTLRSGARASVSGLRAAGLAHAGMLSGDHETAAARIAAEAGIDYWRAGLKPADKLASIRTQQQSGATVIFVGDGINDAPALAGADVGVAMGGAGTDVALETADVALTHDDIGRLPFLVRLSRRAISLIKINIGLGVLFNALSILGSGYGLLSPVMASVFHNVGSVIVVISSASLAFFDDGEPGQPACPAPAVPAAGGKAV; translated from the coding sequence GTGATCGGACGCTTCGCCTGCCCCGGTTCCTACCGCGAATTGATTTCTTCCCGAGAAACCCTGCTCTGCCTGCTGGGCGGCGTGCTGGCCGCCGTCTCATGGGTCGCATCGCTTTCCGGCGCGCCCGCGTGGCTGGCCGCCGCCCTGGCCCTGACCGGGGCCGCCATCAACGGCCTGCCCATCGTCAAGGGCGCGGTGGAAGGCCTGGTGGAAAAGCAGGTCAACGTTGACGAACTGGTGTCCATCGCCCTCATCGCCTCGGTGGCGCAGGGTGAATACCTGTCCGCCGCCATCGTGGCCTGCATCATGAAGGCCGGTTCGCTGGTGGAAGGCTTCCTGAGCGATGCGGCCCGGCGGTCCATCAAGGCACTGGCCGCCGTCACGCCGGACACCGCCACCATCATCGAGCCGGGTGGCCGCGAGCGCACCGTGCCCGCCGCAGAAGTGCGCGTGGGCCAGCAGTTGCGCGTGCGCCCCGGCGAACGCATTCCCGTTGACGCGGTGGTCCTGTCCGGCATCACCGCCGTGGACGAATCCTCCATCACCGGCGAACCGCTGCCCCGCTCGTGCACCACGGGCGACAAGGTGCTGGCGGGCACCATGAACTACAACGGCGTCATCGTGGTCGAGGCGCAGCGCGTGGGCGAAGACACCACCATCGGCAGGGTGGTGCGCCTGGTGGAAGAGGCGGAGGCCCACAATCCCAGGGCGGCCCGCCTGGTGGACAAGTACGCCCAGTGGTTCACCCCGGTGGTGCTGGCCTGCGCCGCCGCGGCATGGGCCGTTTCCGGCGAATCGTCGCGCGCGGTGGCCGTGCTCATCGCCGGGTGCCCCTGCGCCCTGCTGATGGCCGCCCCCACCGCCGCCGTGGCCGCTGTGGGCCGCGCCGCCCGCGCGGGCATCATCGTGCGGGGCGGGCAGGCACTGGAAAAGGTGGCCGCCGCCACCCTGGTACTGTTCGACAAGACCGGCACCCTCACCTACGGACGACCCGAACTGGACGAAGTGCTGCCCGTGCCCGGCATGACCGAAGAACGGCTGCTGGCCCTGGCCGCCGGGGCGGAAGGCGGCGGCACCCACCCCATCGCGCGGGCCATCGTGGCCGGGGCCCAGGCGCGGTCCGTCGCACCCGCCGCTGCCGAAGGCGCCTTTACCGAAGTTGGCGTGGGCGTGCGGGCCACCGTGGACGGCCACGCCGTGGAGGTCTGCGGCGTTACCGCCGAGGTGGAGGCGGAACTTTCCCAACGCGCGCCCGGCCTGGCGCAGCCGCTGGCAGCCCTGCGCTCGCGCGGGGCCACCGCCCTGCTGGTGCGCGTGGACGCGGCCCCCGCCGGGTTGCTGGCCGTCACCGATACCCTGCGGTCCGGCGCGCGCGCCTCGGTCAGCGGGTTGCGCGCCGCCGGTCTTGCCCACGCGGGCATGCTGTCCGGCGACCATGAAACCGCCGCCGCGCGCATTGCGGCAGAGGCCGGCATAGACTACTGGCGCGCCGGGCTGAAGCCCGCCGACAAGCTGGCGTCCATCCGCACCCAGCAGCAGTCCGGGGCCACGGTGATCTTCGTGGGCGACGGCATCAACGACGCCCCCGCCCTGGCCGGGGCCGACGTGGGCGTGGCCATGGGCGGCGCGGGCACCGACGTGGCGCTGGAAACCGCCGACGTGGCCCTTACCCACGACGACATCGGCCGCCTGCCCTTTCTGGTGCGGCTTTCGCGCCGGGCCATCTCGCTCATCAAGATCAACATCGGCCTCGGCGTGCTGTTCAACGCGCTGTCCATCCTGGGCAGCGGCTACGGCCTGCTCTCGCCGGTGATGGCCTCCGTGTTCCACAACGTGGGGTCGGTGATCGTGGTCATTTCGTCCGCCAGCCTGGCCTTCTTCGACGACGGCGAACCGGGCCAGCCCGCCTGCCCCGCGCCCGCCGTCCCCGCCGCCGGGGGCAAGGCGGTGTAG
- a CDS encoding ZIP family metal transporter, producing MYTAFTELSPVMQAFLAGLFTWGVTALGAALVFLTKSFSRKALDVMLGFAAGVMIAASFWSLLAPALEMSEHLGRWSFVPAAVGFVLGALFLRLVDMVLPHLHLHNPIEHAEGLPSTWQRSTLLVTAITLHNIPEGLAVGVAFGAVAADLPSASLAGAMALALGIGIQNFPEGTAVSVPLRREGFSRMKAFLFGQASGMVEPIAAVIGAAAVLWAQPLLPYALAFAAGAMIFVVVEEVIPESQGSGYGDLATMGVIAGFTLMMTLDVALG from the coding sequence ATGTACACCGCCTTCACCGAACTTTCCCCCGTCATGCAGGCCTTTCTCGCCGGGTTGTTCACCTGGGGGGTCACCGCGCTGGGCGCGGCCCTGGTATTTCTGACCAAAAGCTTTTCGCGCAAGGCGCTGGACGTCATGCTGGGCTTTGCCGCCGGGGTGATGATAGCCGCCAGCTTCTGGTCGCTGCTGGCCCCGGCGCTGGAAATGTCCGAGCATCTGGGCCGCTGGTCGTTCGTGCCCGCCGCCGTGGGCTTCGTGCTGGGGGCGCTGTTCCTGCGGCTGGTGGACATGGTGCTGCCCCACCTGCACCTGCACAACCCCATCGAACACGCCGAAGGGCTGCCCAGTACGTGGCAGCGCTCCACCCTGCTGGTGACGGCCATCACCCTGCACAACATTCCGGAAGGTCTGGCCGTTGGCGTGGCCTTCGGCGCAGTGGCGGCGGACCTGCCCTCGGCATCGCTGGCCGGGGCCATGGCGCTGGCGCTGGGTATCGGCATCCAGAACTTTCCAGAGGGCACGGCGGTGTCCGTGCCGCTGCGGCGCGAAGGCTTTTCGCGCATGAAGGCGTTCCTGTTCGGGCAGGCCTCGGGCATGGTCGAACCCATCGCCGCCGTCATCGGCGCGGCGGCGGTGCTGTGGGCACAGCCCCTGCTGCCCTACGCGCTGGCCTTTGCCGCCGGGGCCATGATCTTCGTGGTGGTGGAGGAAGTTATCCCCGAATCGCAGGGCTCCGGCTACGGCGACCTGGCCACCATGGGGGTCATTGCCGGGTTCACCCTGATGATGACCCTGGACGTTGCCCTGGGGTAG
- a CDS encoding SemiSWEET family sugar transporter: MPAPTADSAALSTLFEIIGYAAGLLTSLAYLPQVVRIARTRSADDISLPTFRLLAVGVALWLVYGIGIGSWPVMAANAVGLALILAVIWLKLRYSRQM, encoded by the coding sequence ATGCCCGCGCCCACCGCAGATTCCGCCGCGCTGTCCACCCTGTTCGAGATCATCGGCTACGCGGCGGGCCTGCTGACCTCGCTGGCCTACCTGCCGCAGGTGGTGCGCATTGCCCGCACCCGTTCCGCCGACGACATCTCGCTGCCCACCTTCCGGCTGCTGGCCGTGGGGGTTGCGCTGTGGCTGGTCTACGGCATCGGCATCGGGTCGTGGCCGGTCATGGCCGCCAACGCCGTGGGCCTGGCGCTGATCCTGGCCGTGATCTGGCTGAAGCTGCGCTATTCCCGCCAGATGTAG
- a CDS encoding FUSC family protein gives MRRPTLADISPAHIRHGIKTGIAAVLALVLANVLHIEYGYWAVISAVIAMQMNVAEAIEMCLYRFIGTVMGAVMGVGAIMVFPDTPVWNGVSVFVTTGLCAFLTRWDPRYRMAAITVSIVILASAGHAERIDVGLFRVLEIAVGVGCAFVVTVTLWPVRAAVGLRRDLAAQAENCADHLTTLVDNFLARQTHAPANLLDHLARAISRNRERLSKVRRHESLIYFYDNQPLDTLSTTVERTTDHLRTMLRSLNACTPDGHDIIMAPEMRDLAETVARTLRHMAAMTTGVTGAQRAGALTRWLAALGWRSEGGQEAAPQTPASPAAPLDAALARADERLLALREAGATKRFDLAMLTQFYAFYYALRQLAEDMKGLAARMAGNEAVASDPDNGPPMP, from the coding sequence ATGCGTCGCCCCACACTCGCCGACATTTCCCCCGCCCACATCCGCCACGGCATCAAGACCGGCATCGCCGCCGTGCTCGCCCTGGTGCTGGCCAATGTGCTGCACATCGAATACGGCTACTGGGCCGTCATTTCCGCCGTCATCGCCATGCAGATGAACGTGGCCGAGGCCATCGAGATGTGCCTGTACCGGTTCATCGGCACGGTCATGGGCGCCGTGATGGGTGTCGGCGCCATCATGGTCTTTCCGGACACGCCTGTCTGGAACGGCGTTTCGGTGTTCGTCACCACCGGGCTGTGCGCCTTTCTCACCCGGTGGGACCCGCGCTACCGCATGGCCGCCATCACCGTGAGCATCGTCATTCTGGCCAGCGCGGGCCATGCGGAACGCATCGACGTGGGACTGTTCCGGGTGCTGGAGATCGCCGTGGGCGTGGGCTGCGCCTTCGTGGTCACGGTCACCCTGTGGCCGGTGCGCGCGGCGGTGGGCCTGCGCCGCGACCTGGCCGCGCAGGCGGAAAACTGCGCCGACCACCTGACCACCCTTGTGGACAACTTCCTGGCCCGCCAGACCCACGCGCCCGCCAACCTGCTGGACCATCTGGCCCGCGCCATCTCGCGCAACCGCGAACGCCTTTCCAAGGTGCGCCGCCACGAATCGCTGATCTACTTTTACGACAACCAGCCGCTGGACACCCTGTCGACGACGGTGGAGCGCACCACCGACCATTTGCGCACCATGCTGCGCAGCCTGAACGCCTGCACGCCAGACGGCCATGACATCATCATGGCGCCGGAAATGCGCGACCTGGCGGAAACCGTGGCCCGCACGTTGCGGCACATGGCCGCCATGACCACGGGCGTTACCGGTGCGCAACGTGCTGGCGCCCTGACGCGATGGCTGGCGGCCCTGGGATGGCGGTCCGAAGGCGGGCAGGAAGCCGCCCCGCAGACGCCTGCGTCGCCCGCCGCCCCGCTGGATGCGGCCCTGGCCCGCGCGGACGAACGCCTGCTTGCCCTGCGCGAGGCCGGAGCCACCAAACGCTTCGACCTGGCCATGCTGACCCAGTTCTATGCCTTCTACTACGCCCTGCGCCAATTGGCCGAAGACATGAAGGGGCTGGCCGCACGCATGGCCGGGAACGAGGCTGTGGCCTCCGACCCGGACAACGGCCCCCCCATGCCGTAG
- a CDS encoding DUF6693 family protein has product MYTIGTFRTDVTMIECFGHAVLWFLITLCTLGIGVFFYPYALAKFIINRTYVERDGAPRQRLACDLDLAAQVGHALIWLLLSIVTFGLAYFLYLYGVGRYVAAHTRVEPA; this is encoded by the coding sequence ATGTACACCATCGGCACCTTCCGCACCGACGTCACCATGATCGAATGCTTCGGCCATGCCGTGTTGTGGTTCCTGATCACCCTGTGCACACTGGGCATCGGCGTGTTCTTCTACCCGTACGCCCTGGCCAAGTTCATCATCAACCGTACGTACGTGGAGCGTGACGGCGCGCCGCGCCAGCGGCTGGCGTGCGATCTGGACCTGGCCGCGCAGGTGGGCCACGCGCTGATCTGGCTGCTGCTGTCCATCGTCACCTTTGGGCTGGCCTACTTCCTGTACCTGTACGGCGTGGGCCGCTACGTGGCCGCGCACACCCGCGTGGAACCCGCGTAG
- a CDS encoding glycosyltransferase family 2 protein, translating to MTDTAAHSAPPAPTVSVIMNCLNCGEHLRAAIDSVFAQTFDDWEIVFWDNGSSDCSADIAQSYGGKVRYFRAERTVPLGAARNLAIARARGEFIAFLDCDDLWHPEKLARQVALFRANPAVGLVSCDTVMFSGDKELSRQFQAAPPARGKVFRELMTTQWISMSSAIIRRSALDAPGMGGHWFDESLNVCEEADVFYRIAWDWELDHVDAPLARWRVHGGSTTFRKFAQFADETEAILAKHIRMYRDYERDYADLVALLRRRAAFQRGVALWREGKGSEAREATAPYAASSLKFRLFRLATFLPGGMFDAVAGVYFALPSFLRR from the coding sequence ATGACCGACACCGCCGCCCACTCTGCCCCCCCTGCTCCCACCGTCAGTGTGATCATGAACTGCCTGAACTGCGGCGAGCATCTGCGCGCCGCCATCGACAGCGTGTTCGCCCAGACCTTTGACGACTGGGAAATCGTGTTCTGGGACAATGGTTCCTCCGATTGCAGCGCGGACATTGCCCAGAGCTACGGCGGCAAGGTGCGGTACTTCCGCGCCGAACGCACCGTGCCGCTGGGCGCGGCGCGCAACCTGGCCATTGCCCGGGCGCGGGGCGAATTCATCGCCTTTCTGGACTGCGACGACCTGTGGCACCCGGAAAAGCTGGCCCGGCAGGTGGCGCTGTTCCGCGCCAACCCCGCCGTGGGTCTGGTAAGCTGCGACACGGTGATGTTCAGCGGCGACAAGGAACTGAGCCGCCAGTTCCAGGCAGCGCCGCCCGCGCGCGGCAAGGTGTTCCGCGAGCTGATGACCACCCAGTGGATTTCCATGTCCTCCGCCATCATCCGCCGCAGCGCGCTGGACGCGCCGGGCATGGGCGGGCACTGGTTCGACGAGTCGCTGAACGTGTGCGAAGAGGCGGACGTGTTCTACCGCATCGCCTGGGACTGGGAACTGGACCACGTGGACGCGCCGCTGGCCCGCTGGCGGGTGCACGGCGGCAGCACCACCTTCCGCAAGTTCGCCCAGTTCGCGGACGAGACCGAAGCCATCCTTGCCAAGCATATCCGCATGTACCGCGACTACGAGCGGGACTACGCCGACCTTGTGGCGCTGCTGCGCCGCCGCGCCGCGTTCCAGCGCGGGGTGGCCCTGTGGCGCGAGGGCAAGGGAAGCGAGGCGCGGGAGGCCACTGCCCCGTATGCCGCATCTTCGCTGAAGTTCCGGCTGTTCCGGCTGGCCACGTTCCTGCCGGGCGGGATGTTTGATGCGGTGGCAGGGGTATATTTTGCGCTGCCATCGTTCTTGAGAAGGTAG
- a CDS encoding DegT/DnrJ/EryC1/StrS family aminotransferase, which yields MTTPALRLSRSIVGQAEADAVSRVILEDGYLGMGNEVKRFEEDIAAYLGVPAQNVVTANTGTAALHLAVQAAVQPGAEVLVQSLTFVASFQAISGAGSVPVACEALPETCTIDLADAERRLTERTAAIMPVHYASNPAGLDAVYAFAQKHGLRVIEDAAHAFGCLHDGRMIGTFGDIACFSFDGIKNITSGEGGCIVTADQTVAQLCRDARLLSVANDTEKRFSGQRSWDFDVTRQGWRYHMSNIMAAIGRVQLARLPGEFAPARMRLVARYRQRLAGAPHLALLTTDPRDVVVPHIFPVRILDDKKHHVVDALQAKGIPTGMHYKPNHLLTYYGGGAQSLPVTEMLGSQLTTLPLHPGMSDADVDLVCDALLEALA from the coding sequence ATGACCACCCCCGCCTTGCGTCTTTCCCGGTCCATCGTGGGCCAGGCCGAAGCCGACGCCGTCAGCCGCGTCATCCTTGAGGACGGCTACCTCGGCATGGGCAACGAAGTGAAGCGCTTCGAAGAAGACATCGCCGCCTACCTTGGCGTGCCCGCGCAGAACGTGGTCACCGCCAACACCGGCACCGCCGCCCTGCACCTGGCCGTGCAGGCCGCCGTGCAGCCGGGCGCGGAAGTGCTGGTGCAGTCGCTGACCTTCGTGGCCTCGTTCCAGGCCATCAGCGGGGCCGGGTCAGTGCCCGTGGCCTGCGAGGCCCTGCCCGAAACCTGCACCATCGACCTTGCCGACGCCGAGCGCCGCCTGACCGAGCGCACCGCCGCCATCATGCCGGTGCATTACGCCAGCAACCCCGCCGGGCTGGATGCCGTGTACGCCTTTGCCCAGAAGCACGGCCTGCGCGTCATCGAAGACGCGGCCCACGCCTTCGGCTGCCTGCACGATGGCCGCATGATCGGCACCTTCGGCGATATCGCCTGCTTCAGCTTCGACGGCATCAAGAACATCACCAGCGGCGAGGGCGGGTGCATCGTCACCGCCGACCAGACAGTGGCCCAGCTGTGCCGCGACGCGCGCCTGCTGTCCGTGGCCAACGACACGGAAAAGCGCTTCTCGGGCCAGCGCAGCTGGGATTTCGACGTCACCCGGCAGGGCTGGCGCTACCACATGAGCAACATCATGGCCGCCATAGGCCGCGTGCAGCTGGCCCGCCTGCCCGGCGAATTCGCCCCGGCGCGCATGCGCCTGGTCGCGCGCTACCGCCAGCGGCTTGCCGGTGCGCCGCATCTGGCCCTGCTGACCACGGACCCCCGTGACGTGGTGGTGCCGCACATCTTTCCGGTGCGCATCCTGGACGACAAAAAGCACCACGTGGTGGACGCGTTGCAGGCCAAGGGCATTCCCACCGGCATGCACTACAAGCCCAACCACCTGCTGACCTACTACGGCGGCGGCGCGCAGTCCCTGCCCGTCACCGAAATGCTGGGCAGCCAGCTGACCACCCTGCCCCTGCACCCCGGCATGAGCGACGCCGACGTGGATCTGGTGTGCGATGCCTTGCTGGAGGCGCTGGCGTAG
- a CDS encoding dTDP-4-dehydrorhamnose 3,5-epimerase family protein → MNATTIDGVVTLDLRVIPTEGGPVLHMLRPDSPMFTSFGELYFSEVEPGAVKAWKRHTRQTQHFAVPVGRMKVVIHDSRPGSPTFGVTEEFLLGRPDNYRLLRIPPLVWYGFTAVGETPALICNCADIPHDPTESERAPKDTADIPYRW, encoded by the coding sequence GTGAACGCCACGACCATCGACGGGGTGGTGACGCTGGACCTGCGCGTCATCCCGACAGAGGGCGGCCCGGTGCTGCACATGCTGCGGCCCGATTCACCCATGTTCACGAGTTTCGGCGAGCTGTACTTCTCGGAAGTGGAACCCGGCGCGGTGAAGGCGTGGAAGCGCCACACCCGCCAGACGCAGCACTTTGCGGTGCCCGTGGGGCGGATGAAGGTGGTCATCCACGACAGCCGCCCCGGCTCGCCCACCTTCGGCGTGACGGAAGAATTCCTGCTGGGCAGGCCGGACAACTACCGGCTGCTGCGCATTCCGCCGCTGGTGTGGTACGGGTTCACGGCGGTGGGCGAAACACCCGCGCTGATCTGCAATTGCGCGGACATTCCGCACGACCCCACGGAAAGCGAACGCGCACCGAAGGATACGGCGGATATTCCGTACCGCTGGTAG
- the rfbG gene encoding CDP-glucose 4,6-dehydratase, whose product MFADAYRGRKVLVTGHTGFKGSWLTAWLLQLGAEVAGLSVDVPTSPANFDELGLGARITDIRADIRDRAAVCKAVADFAPEVVFHLAAQALVRKSYDDPAATIEANAMGTLNILEAVRCAPSVQAVVCITSDKCYRNDEWVWGYRETDHLGGEDPYSASKGCAEIIAHSYFRSFFRNGVRCATTRAGNVIGGGDWAADRIVPDCARAWAEGKAVQIRSPWATRPWQHVLEPLSGYLWLGAKLLLNEQGPFPLSGEAYNFGPAADVNNNVAEVVDALAPYWPGFASEMDRAGQAGMKECTLLKLCCDKSLAYLGWQATLNFTETIRFTAEWYRAFYAPQGAARPDMYAFTMNQIAEYSDKAAAKGLAWAN is encoded by the coding sequence ATGTTTGCAGATGCCTATCGCGGCCGCAAGGTGCTGGTCACCGGCCATACCGGTTTCAAGGGGTCGTGGCTGACCGCGTGGTTGTTGCAGCTTGGCGCGGAAGTGGCCGGGCTGTCGGTGGACGTGCCCACCAGCCCCGCCAATTTCGACGAACTGGGCCTTGGCGCCCGCATCACGGACATCCGCGCCGACATCCGCGACCGCGCGGCGGTGTGCAAGGCCGTGGCCGACTTCGCGCCCGAGGTGGTGTTCCACCTGGCGGCGCAGGCCCTGGTGCGCAAGTCGTACGACGACCCGGCGGCCACCATAGAGGCCAACGCCATGGGCACCCTGAACATCCTGGAGGCGGTGCGCTGCGCGCCTTCGGTGCAGGCCGTGGTGTGCATCACCTCGGACAAGTGCTACCGCAACGACGAATGGGTGTGGGGCTACCGCGAAACCGACCACCTGGGCGGCGAGGATCCGTACTCCGCGTCCAAGGGCTGCGCCGAAATCATCGCGCACTCGTACTTCCGCTCGTTCTTCAGGAACGGCGTGCGCTGCGCCACCACCCGCGCGGGCAACGTCATCGGCGGCGGCGACTGGGCGGCGGACCGCATCGTGCCCGACTGCGCGCGCGCGTGGGCCGAAGGCAAGGCCGTGCAGATCCGCAGCCCGTGGGCCACGCGCCCCTGGCAGCACGTGCTGGAACCCCTTTCCGGCTACCTGTGGCTGGGCGCAAAGCTGCTGCTGAACGAGCAGGGGCCGTTCCCCCTTTCGGGCGAGGCCTACAACTTCGGCCCGGCGGCGGACGTGAACAACAACGTGGCCGAGGTGGTGGACGCCCTGGCCCCGTACTGGCCCGGATTCGCCAGCGAAATGGACCGCGCCGGGCAGGCGGGCATGAAGGAATGCACCCTGCTCAAGCTGTGCTGCGACAAGTCGCTGGCCTACCTTGGCTGGCAGGCCACGCTGAACTTCACCGAAACCATCCGCTTCACGGCGGAATGGTACCGCGCATTCTACGCGCCGCAGGGCGCCGCCCGCCCGGACATGTACGCCTTCACCATGAACCAGATCGCGGAATACTCCGACAAGGCCGCCGCCAAAGGCCTTGCCTGGGCGAACTAG
- the rfbF gene encoding glucose-1-phosphate cytidylyltransferase, with translation MKVIIMCGGKGTRLREETEFKPKPMVEIGGRPVLWHIMSIYARHGHKDFVLPLGYKGEVIKQYFHDYRIRNTDFTVDLATGALTTHECSSCTDWKVTLCDTGQETLKGARIKRVAQHIDTDRFMVTYGDGVSDIDIDKLVEFHKKSGKIGTFTGVRMPSRFGAVQTDADGNILSWQEKPVLNEYINCGFFVFKREFLDYLDEDESCDLEKQPLERLAADGQLSMYPHEGFWECMDTLRDWQKLNAMWDKGSAPWAKGFKV, from the coding sequence ATGAAGGTCATCATCATGTGCGGGGGCAAGGGCACCCGCCTGCGCGAAGAAACCGAATTCAAGCCTAAGCCCATGGTCGAGATCGGCGGCCGTCCGGTGCTGTGGCACATCATGAGCATCTACGCCCGCCACGGCCACAAGGATTTCGTCCTGCCGCTGGGCTACAAGGGCGAGGTCATCAAGCAGTATTTCCACGATTACCGCATCCGCAACACCGACTTCACCGTGGACCTCGCCACCGGCGCGCTGACCACCCACGAGTGCAGCAGCTGCACCGACTGGAAGGTGACCCTGTGCGATACCGGGCAGGAAACCCTGAAGGGCGCGCGCATCAAGCGGGTGGCCCAGCACATCGACACCGACCGCTTCATGGTCACCTACGGCGACGGCGTGTCGGACATCGACATCGACAAGCTGGTGGAGTTCCACAAGAAGTCGGGCAAGATCGGCACCTTCACCGGCGTGCGCATGCCCTCGCGCTTTGGCGCGGTGCAGACCGACGCGGACGGCAACATCCTGTCCTGGCAGGAAAAGCCGGTGCTGAACGAATACATCAACTGCGGCTTTTTCGTGTTCAAGCGCGAATTCCTCGACTACCTGGACGAGGACGAATCGTGCGACCTTGAAAAGCAGCCGCTGGAACGCCTGGCCGCCGACGGCCAGCTGTCCATGTACCCCCACGAAGGCTTCTGGGAATGCATGGACACCCTGCGCGACTGGCAGAAGCTGAACGCCATGTGGGACAAGGGCAGTGCGCCTTGGGCCAAGGGCTTCAAGGTATAG